In Citrus sinensis cultivar Valencia sweet orange chromosome 2, DVS_A1.0, whole genome shotgun sequence, a single genomic region encodes these proteins:
- the LOC102624182 gene encoding uncharacterized protein LOC102624182 has translation MFTEGLDESAINWVKQKQDCVDGEPRIRSPLTERLSHDPFPKSPLIFNNNNSNAPSLLSPHSLPPLKFHSGLLKSVLTPRLDDAEDCDDNENDNDNEEESVDSVSSNMDVSYSEEEEEDLFDKASEGMHNDDKGETFGYKSGNYAKLNRGFFNDLTIEVPESNRRFTDGDLGFNNFSKKILTPSSGGRSISNHLRERVQLRNAQRAASNVKTMINEVDDMGTPSAPPIMEVGAEEKEQMEKTGNGVCESRVSECLDGTKNVLTDWKSQFQNVSELDERENNTTSGEKVEKMSYWQTSSLDNSPYYSTSDQYAWQTLVAYDACIRLCLFAWARGCTEAPEFLRDECLLLRSAFGLHKFLLQPRGVKPVELGNSKCAQHVHLVKAKKVMGKIRVEVKKVRVIPRRKLRSTYSLRSAMYIEAGAQYVRRVSSLVKNGMNSLKLASFPLQSEDHLSCLFQLKSATEETDVEKGSTICLLPGSGDYHVFFPECEGDALLVEVQDKKNSVHGRATIPVSSLTDNPNDRIRWWPIYHDDQECVGKIQLSIGSTITSDETNHIKSGSVVETLAYDLLLEAAMRAQHFHPRNLRLQGPWKWLLTEFADYYGVSDSYTKLRYLLHVMNVATPTKDCLELVNELLVPILKARSEKSLTRQEKSMLLDCETQIESLLEKVFENYKSLDENSPTGLAELFGPAKESVAPALAPAVQVYCLLHDILSQDAQTMLKNYLQTAAKKRCRNHLLETDEFVSTSSDGFLMDSITMSTAYLKMKNLCINIRNEIQSDIKIHNHHILPSSIDLSNIAAAVYSTELCNRLRGFLAAWPASSPLPHVNELLVAVADFEWDIESWNISPVQGGVDAKGLFDDYIMLWVEDMQLKLLDLCKMEKVPWSGVATSHSTSPFAEEMYEKIKNSLIEYEVVINRWPQYSLVLENAVANVERAIIKAMEKQYNDILTPLKDSIQKRLNLHVQKLTRRQSSTLYSVPSQLGTFLNTIKRILDILHCRVEDILKSWASCLPSVGDKKSLFGEQMNGVTVLLRTKYKNYLQAIVEQLVSNMQANRNTRLKRILEEIKEEDAEADVREKMQMLSSQLIDSISNLHQVFSNRIFIAISRGFWDRMGQIVLKFLEGRKENRVWYNGSYYALGILDDTFASHMQRLQGNSLQEKDLDPPRSVVEARSILCRDAANSTDTSSYYFV, from the exons ATGTTCACTGAAGGCTTAGACGAATCCGCCATCAACTGGGTCAAGCAG aaacaGGATTGTGTGGACGGAGAGCCGAGAATTCGATCACCATTAACGGAGAGATTATCGCATGACCCATTTCCGAAATCTCCTCTAAtattcaacaacaacaacagcaatGCTCCTTCTCTTTTGTCTCCTCACAGTTTGCCTCCTTTGAAGTTCCACTCTGGTTTGTTAAAGAGTGTACTGACTCCTCGTCTCGACGACGCCGAAGATTGTGATGATAATGAGAATGACAACGATAACGAGGAGGAGAGTGTGGATTCGGTTTCTAGTAATATGGATGTTAGCTActctgaagaagaagaagaagatttaTTTGATAAGGCGAGTGAAGGGATGCACAATGATGATAAAGGAGAGACTTTTGGGTATAAATCTGGCAATTATGCAAAGTTGAATAGAGGGTTTTTCAATGATTTGACGATTGAGGTGCCCGAGAGTAACAGAAGATTTACTGATGGTGATTTAGGGtttaacaatttttcaaagaaaattttgaccCCAAGTTCTGGTGGTCGTAGCATTAGCAATCACCTGAGAGAACGAGTTCAATTGCGCAATGCCCAG CGTGCTGCAAGCAATGTGAAAACTATGATTAATGAAGTGGATGATATGGGAACACCAAGTGCACCTCCTATTATGGAAGTTGGAGCCGaggaaaaagaacaaatggAGAAAACGGGGAATGGGGTCTGTGAGTCAAGAGTATCAGAGTGTCTGGATGGCACTAAAAATGTTTTGACCGATTGGAAATCACAGTTTCAGAATGTGAGTGAGCTTGACGAAAG AGAAAACAATACTACAAGTGGGGAAAAGGTAGAAAAGATGTCTTATTGGCAAACCAGTTCATTGGACAACTCACCTTATTATAGCACCAG TGATCAATATGCCTGGCAAACACTTGTAGCTTATGATGCTTGCATCCGCTTGTGCCTATTTGCATGGGCAAGAGGCTGCACAGAGGCACCAGAGTTTCTGCGTGATGAGTGCTTGCTTCTTCGTAGTGCTTTTGG GCTACACAAATTTTTGTTGCAACCTCGAGGTGTAAAACCAGTAGAATTGGGGAATTCTAAGTGTGCACAACATGTACATCTTGTGAAGGCAAAAAAAGTCATGGGGAAGATAAGAGTGGAAG TGAAGAAAGTTCGAGTAATACCAAGGCGGAAGCTTAGAAGCACATACTCGCTCCGTAGTGCTATGTACATTGAAGCAGGGGCACAGTATGTCCGACGTGTTTCATCTCTAGTGAAAAATGGCATGAATTCTCTTAAACTAGCCTCATTCCCGCTGCAATCAGAAG aTCATTTATCATGCTTATTCCAATTGAAGAGTGCTACAGAAGAAACCGATGTTGAGAAAGGTTCTACTATATGCTTGCTTCCTGGAAGTGGCGATTATCATGTCTT TTTTCCTGAGTGTGAAGGGGATGCCCTCTTGGTTGAAGTCCAAGATAAAAAGAACTCAGTCCATGGCAGAGCTACAATTCCAGTTTCATCCTTGACTGATAACCCT AATGACAGAATTAGATGGTGGCCCATTTACCATGATGATCAAGAATGCGTTGGGAAGATCCAGCTATCCATTGGTAGTACAATCACATCTGACGAGACTAATCATATAAAG AGTGGCTCTGTTGTGGAAACTCTGGCCTATGATTTACTATTGGAAGCTGCAATGCGTGCACAACATTTTCATCCTCGAAACTTGAGGCTACAAGGACCTTGGAAGTGGCTCTTGACTGAATTTGCAGATTATTATGGAGTTTCTGATTCATATACAAAGCTCAG ATATCTTTTACATGTAATGAATGTGGCAACTCCAACAAAAGACTGCCTAGAACTTGTCAATGAGTTACTTGTGCCCATTCTAAAGGCAAGAAGTGAGAAAAGTTTGACTAGGCAGGAG AAAAGCATGTTATTAGATTGTGAAACACAAATTGAGAGTCTCTTGGAAAAGGTTTTTGAGAACTATAAGTCCTTGGATGAAAACTCTCCAACAGGGCTGGCTGAGTTGTTTGGTCCAGCAAAAGAGTCTGTTGCACCAGCTCTAGCTCCTGCTGTTCAAGTGTACTGCCTCCTTCATGATATACTATCTCAAGATGCACAGACTATGCTGAAAAACTACTTACAg ACAGCAGCAAAGAAAAGATGTCGGAACCACTTGCTTGAGACTGATGAGTTTGTGTCAACCAGCTCAGATGGTTTCCTCATGGACTCCATTACAATGTCAACTGCTtatttgaagatgaagaatttgTGTATAAATATAAGGAATGAAATTCAGTCAGACATCAAGATACACAATCACCACATACTTCCAAG TTCAATTGACCTTTCAAACATTGCTGCTGCTGTTTACAGCACCGAGTTATGCAACAGGCTAAGAGGTTTCCTAGCAGCTTGGCCTGCATCTAGCCCACTTCCGCATGTTAATGAACTTCTTGTAGCAGTTGCTGATTTTGAATGGGACATTGAGTCGTGGAATATAAG TCCAGTGCAGGGTGGGGTGGATGCAAAGGGTCTGTTCGATGACTACATAATGCTTTGGGTAGAGGATATGCAGCTTAAATTACTTGACCTTTGTAAGATGGAAAAG GTCCCCTGGTCCGGAGTAGCAACAAGTCACTCCACCTCACCGTTTGCAGAGGAAATGtatgagaaaattaagaattcTCTTATTGAGTATGAAGTAGTGATCAACCGCTGGCCTCAGTACTCGCTGGTATTGGAGAAT GCTGTTGCCAACGTGGAAAGAGCTATCATAAAAGCTATGGAAAAGCAATACAACGACATTTTGACTCCTTTGAAAGACAGCATTCAGAAGAGGCTTAATCTTCATGTGCAAAAGCTTACAAGAAGACAGTCATCTACCCTGTACTCTGTTCCAAGTCAG CTGGGAACTTTCTTGAATACCATCAAGAGAATTCTAGATATATTACATTGTCGAGTTGAAGATATCTTAAAATCGTGGGCATCTTGCTTGCCATCTGTTGGAGATAAGAAATCACTCTTCGGAGAGCAGATGAATGGAGTGACAGTTCTGTTGAGAACCAAGTACAAAAATTACTTGCAGGCAATAGTGGAGCAGCTAGTAAGCAAT ATGCAAGCTAATCGAAATACACGTCTTAAGAGGATTCTAGaggaaataaaagaagaagatgcaGAGGCTGATGTTCGTGAAAAAATGCAGATGTTGAGTTCACAACTCATTGACTCCATTTCCAACTTACATCAAGTCTTTTCAAATAGGATATTCATTGCCATCAGCCGTGGGTTCTGGGACAGAATGGGACAG ATTGTTCTCAAGTTTCTCGAAGGCAGAAAGGAGAATCGAGTGTGGTATAATGGCTCTTACTATGCTCTTGGA ATTTTGGACGACACATTTGCCTCCCACATGCAGCGATTGCAAGGAAATTCACTGCAAGAAAAGGATCTTGATCCTCCTCGTTCAGTAGTGGAAGCTCGATCTATTCTCTGCAGAGACGCAGCTAATTCAACAGATACATCTTCCTACTACTTTGTCTAG
- the LOC102623600 gene encoding transmembrane 9 superfamily member 12, producing the protein MREKISMILWAFLFAVLFGQVCNGFYLPGSYMHTYSNGEPIDTKVNSLTSIETELPFSYYSLPYCKPLRGVKKSAENLGELLMGDQIDNSPYRFRINKNETLFLCITTPLSENEVKLLKQRTRDLYQVNMILDNLPVMRYAKQNGVSIQWTGFPVGYTPGNSNDDYIINHLKFTVLVHEYKGSGVEIIGTGEEGMGVISEADDKKASGYEIVGFEVVPCSVKYDPEVMTKLHMYDNITSVKCPSELDKSQIIREQERISFTYEVEFVKSNIRWPSRWDAYLKMEGARVHWFSILNSLMVIFFLAGIVFVIFLRTVRRDLTRYEELDKEAQAQMNEELSGWKLVVGDVFREPDHPKLLCVMVGDGVQITGMAIVTIIFAALGFMSPASRGMLLTGMIFLFLFLGIAAGYVAVRMWRTIKGTSEGWRSVAWSAACFFPGIVFVILTVLNFVLWGSKSTSALPISLYFVLLSLWFCISVPLTLLGGFFGTRAEEITYPVRTNQIPREIPARKYPSWLLVLGAGTLPFGTLFIELFFILSSIWLGRFYYVFGFLLIVLLLLVVVCAEVSVVLTYMHLCVEDWRWWWKAFFASGSVALYVFLYSINYLVFDLQSLSGPVSALLYLGYSLIMAVAIMLATGTIGFLTSFYFVHYLFSSVKID; encoded by the coding sequence atgagagaaaaaatatCCATGATTCTTTGGGCTTTTTTGTTTGCGGTTCTGTTTGGGCAAGTTTGCAATGGGTTTTATTTGCCTGGAAGTTACATGCACACGTATTCGAATGGGGAACCTATAGATACCAAAGTTAATTCGTTAACGTCTATTGAGACCGAGCTTCCATTTAGCTACTATAGCTTGCCTTATTGTAAACCACTTCGTGGGGTCAAGAAAAGCGCAGAGAATCTTGGGGAATTGCTTATGGGAGATCAGATTGATAACTCTCCGTATAGGTTTCGGATAAATAAGAACGAAACTTTATTTCTTTGCATAACGACCCCATTGAGTGAGAATGAAGTTAAGCTTTTGAAACAAAGGACTCGTGATTTGTATCAAGtgaatatgattttggataacTTGCCTGTGATGAGGTATGCAAAGCAAAATGGGGTTAGCATTCAGTGGACGGGTTTCCCCGTTGGGTACACTCCGGGTAATAGTAATGATGATTACATTATCAATCATCTAAAGTTCACTGTTTTGGTTCACGAGTATAAAGGGAGTGGCGTTGAGATTATTGGTACTGGGGAAGAAGGTATGGGTGTGATTTCTGAAGCTGATGATAAGAAAGCATCTGGATATGAGATTGTCGGTTTTGAGGTTGTTCCATGCAGTGTTAAGTATGATCCGGAAGTCATGACAAAACTCCACATGTATGACAATATTACATCTGTGAAGTGCCCCTCGGAGCTTGACAAGTCTCAAATTATAAGGGAGCAAGAGAGGATTTCCTTCACTTATGAGGTTGAATTCGTGAAGAGCAATATAAGATGGCCTTCTCGATGGGATGCTTATTTGAAGATGGAAGGTGCTCGTGTACACTGGTTCTCAATCCTCAATTCTCTGATGGTGATATTTTTCCTTGCCGGTATAgtttttgtcattttcttgAGGACTGTGAGGAGGGATTTGACAAGGTATGAGGAGTTGGACAAAGAAGCTCAAGCACAGATGAATGAGGAGCTTTCTGGGTGGAAGCTTGTTGTGGGTGATGTGTTTAGAGAACCAGATCATCCAAAGCTTCTTTGTGTGATGGTTGGAGATGGTGTTCAGATTacagggatggcaattgtcACTATCATATTTGCAGCCTTGGGTTTCATGTCACCTGCTTCACGTGGAATGTTACTGACAGGAatgatatttctttttcttttcttgggTATTGCTGCTGGTTATGTTGCTGTACGAATGTGGAGAACAATCAAGGGAACTTCTGAAGGGTGGAGATCAGTTGCCTGGTCTGCTGCATGCTTCTTCCCTGGAATTGTCTTTGTTATCCTAACAGTATTAAATTTCGTTCTTTGGGGCAGTAAGAGTACCAGTGCTCTTCCCATTTCCTTATATTTTGTGCTCTTGTCCCTCTGGTTCTGCATTTCTGTGCCACTTACTCTCTTGGGTGGATTCTTTGGGACACGAGCTGAGGAAATAACATATCCTGTGCGAACCAACCAGATTCCCAGGGAAATTCCTGCTCGCAAATATCCATCATGGCTTCTTGTGCTTGGTGCAGGAACCCTTCCGTTTGGAACCCTCTTTATAGAacttttcttcattctttcTAGCATTTGGCTGGGAAGGTTCTATTATGTCTTTGGTTTTCTGCTGATAGTTCTTTTGTTGCTGGTTGTTGTTTGCGCTGAAGTGTCTGTGGTCCTAACATACATGCATCTTTGTGTGGAGGATTGGCGTTGGTGGTGGAAGGCTTTCTTTGCTTCAGGATCAGTTGCACTGTATGTGTTCCTGTACTCTATCAACTATTTGGTATTTGACCTGCAGAGTTTGAGTGGACCCGTCTCTGCTCTACTATATCTTGGTTATTCATTAATCATGGCAGTCGCAATCATGTTGGCAACCGGCACCATTGGCTTCCTTACGTCTTTTTACTTCGTCCATTACCTTTTCTCGTCTGTAAAGATTGACTGA
- the LOC127900328 gene encoding uncharacterized protein LOC127900328 produces MYHVNSYEMFAEVTPKRLLDAIGIEGLKLHHIKSHLQKYRKGKVTVKELPSKIFSQLSAGSGIGSFTSNHSLGAYGYKNFKGKGKDNEVKKTYKMPKDCQGQLYLKLQAETCRKLSNGLTQETGEKLVNQHKERADSDVEGAGMSKQATTPSSNSIPETKHPKNSTPDKMRECIGLQRIISSSASSQSQKVDHSATAGFIDSQGHAFPYNSTGAVNVHALLPNEVHASQAQSATDPSTVYSATNGFFPSNVNYSKNMAYLKDFQPQSVSFSSSQNASYDYQPQSGSFNFQAQNACYDYYQPQSAANSNQLRDEVFECLPQAAAYGYQPQNTAYSAPNNLPTSKGHFSETAYLNDLNAALAAIENKSLETINFDPVNALIDWDNLEINTQDK; encoded by the exons ATGTATCATGTAAATTCATATGAAATGTTTGCAGAAGTAACTCCAAAACGTCTTTTGGATGCCATAGGAATTGAAGGGCTCAAGCTTCACCACATTAAAAGCCATCTGCAG AAGTACAGAAAGGGGAAGGTCACAGTGAAGGAGTTGCCATCTAAGATTT TTTCTCAGCTGTCTGCAGGATCGGGCATTGGTTCTTTTACGAGCAACCATTCACTCGGAGCATATGGATATAAAAA CTTCAAAGGCAAAGGGAAAGACAACGAAGTCAAGAAAACCTATAAAATGCCTAAGGATTGTCAGGGACAGCTCTATCTGAAACTCCAG GCTGAAACATGTAGAAAATTGTCAAATGGCCTGACACAAGAAACTGGTGAGAAGCTTGTTAATCAACATAAAGAAAGAGCAGATTCAGATGTCGAAGGTGCCGGTATGTCAAAGCAGGCAACAACACCTTCTTCCAATTCCATCCCAGAGACTAAACACCCTAAAAATAGCACACCTGACAAAATGAGAGAGTGTATCGGCCTTCAAAGGATAATTAGTAGCTCTGCTAGTTCGCAGTCCCAGAAAGTTGACCATTCTGCAACAGCAGGCTTTATTGATTCACAGGGGCACGCATTCCCTTATAATTCCACCGGTGCTGTCAATGTGCATGCTTTGCTGCCGAATGAAGTTCATGCTTCTCAAGCCCAGAGTGCAACAGATCCAAGTACAGTTTATTCTGCAACCAATGGATTCTTTCCTTCAAATGTGAATTATTCGAAGAACATGGCATATCTGAAAGACTTCCAGCCCCAGAGTGTAAGCTTTAGTTCATCTCAGAATGCATCATATGATTATCAACCTCAGAGTggttcttttaattttcaagccCAGAATGCATGTTATGATTATTATCAGCCTCAGAGTGCAGCTAACAGTAACCAGCTTCGGGATGAAGTTTTCGAATGTCTGCCTCAGGCTGCAGCTTATGGCTACCAGCCCCAGAATACTGCTTATTCTGCACCCAATAATTTGCCAACTTCAAAGGGGCATTTTTCAGAAACTGCGTATCTGAATGACTTGAATGCAGCACTTGCAGCGATAGAGAACAAAAGCCTGGAGACAATTAACTTCGACCCTGTTAACGCCCTTATTGATTGGGACAATCTTGAGATAAATACTCAAGACAAATGA
- the LOC102623302 gene encoding ultraviolet-B receptor UVR8 has protein sequence MRLLKSVVHNHVNVLTSRIFMRSASGTAVMSFGDGSQGALGLPTSLTGVGGDAYEPTRVPGLPSDVTSVSAGHYHSLAVTNNGAVWAWGRNNEVQLGRGALESRATWNDPKRVEGLDQVNVCAAFASGVVSSAIGDDGSLWVWGKSKRGQLGLGKDITEAIVPSRVEALAGEKIVKVSFGWGHALAQTEDGKLFGWGYSADGRIGNLGKALESSPLDSNIDRSSESDQEISSSTIEKAQKLVSEGMEKEKYMPIIWEPFLVEGVEVVDIACGFDHSLVLGRNGVLLSCGSNVYGQLGREKQDMGMFPVDINFHPVSISSGLGHSLAICEVRSSNVTGGARGIVSWGWNRSSQLGRMGPDNVPLVVEGLEGESVASVSGGRAHSMALTSMGEVWTWGFGKNGRLGLGSSSDEAEPMLLDCLEGCEVLQAVSGFDHNLLLVAD, from the exons ATGCGGTTACTCAAAAGTGTAGTGCATAATCACGTAAATGTCCTCACTAGTCGAATATTCATGAGGAGCGCCAGTGGCACGGCGGTGATGAGCTTCGGTGACGGAAGCCAAGGAGCTTTAGGTCTGCCGACGTCGCTGACGGGCGTTGGCGGCGACGCCTACGAGCCCACTCGAGTTCCTGGTCTTCCCTCCGATGTTACTAGTGTTAGTGCTGGTCACTACCACTCCCTCGCCGTCACTAATAATGGAGCCGTCTGGGCGTGGGGCCGAAACAACGAGGTTCAGCTGGGGCGAGGAGCTCTTGAGTCCAG AGCCACATGGAATGATCCGAAGAGAGTAGAAGGGTTGGATCAGGTAAATGTTTGTGCTGCATTTGCATCTGGTGTTGTCTCTTCAGCCATTGGAGATGATGGCAGTTTGTGGGTTTGGGGAAAGTCAAAACGTGGGCAGCTTGGTCTCGGGAAAGATATCACAGAGGCCATTGTACCCTCAAGAGTCGAGGCACTTGCTGGAGAAAAGATTGTCAAG GTATCATTTGGTTGGGGTCATGCTCTTGCACAGACTGAGGATGGGAAATTGTTTGGTTGGGGTTATTCAGCTGATGGTAGGATAGGCAATCTTGGGAAAGCTTTAGAGAGCTCTCCACtagattcaaatatagatagATCTTCTGAAAGTGACCAAGAAATCTCGAGTTCAACTATTGAAAAAGCTCAGAAACTGGTTTCGGAAGGAATGGAGAAGGAGAAATATATGCCTATAATCTGGGAACCTTTTCTTGTGGAAGGTGTTGAAGTTGTAGACATTGCGTGTGGATTTGATCATTCCTTGGTTCTTGGCC GTAATGGCGTCCTATTAAGCTGTGGGAGCAATGTATATGGTCAGTTGGGCAGAGAGAAACAAGACATGGGAATGTTCCCAGTTGATATTAACTTCCATCCTGTGTCTATATCATCAGGCCTCGGCCATTCTTTGGCAATTTGCGAAGTACGATCGTCTAATGTTACAGGAGGTGCAAGAGGCATTGTTTCTTGGGGATGGAACCGGAGTTCTCAGCTGGGAAGAATGGGACCAGATAATGTGCCTCTGGTGGTTGAGGGATTGGAAGGCGAAAGTGTTGCGTCAGTGTCAGGAGGGCGTGCGCATTCCATGGCTCTCACTTCAATGGGAGAGGTTTGGACATGGGGTTTCGGCAAAAATGGCAGGCTTGGTTTAGGAAGTTCTAGTGATGAAGCTGAACCAATGTTGCTTGATTGTTTAGAGGGTTGTGAAGTTTTACAAGCTGTCTCAGGTTTTGATCATAATTTACTGCTGGTAGCTGATTGA